In Pleuronectes platessa chromosome 4, fPlePla1.1, whole genome shotgun sequence, the following proteins share a genomic window:
- the LOC128438356 gene encoding phospholipase A2, minor isoenzyme, whose protein sequence is MLCLPSVRALLQFRAMILCAAPGSQPVLDHTKYGCDCGQGGSGTAVDEPDRCCQVYDHCYTDAMQHGACQHIVDNPYTETYSYICDEACKTVTCPVGVFNNNFVLNMATFIYYLMRFLLLFSNWAFGRQGTNCPLL, encoded by the exons ATGTTGTGTCTACCGAGTGTCCGAGCTCTGTTGCAGTTCAGGGCGATGATCCTCTGCGCTGCTCCTGGAAGCCAACCGGTGCTGGACCACACTAAATATGGCTGTGACTGTGGGCAAGGAGGCTCCGGCACAGCTGTGGATGAGCCTGACAG ATGCTGTCAGGTCTACGACCATTGCTACACTGATGCCATGCAACACGGAGCTTGCCAGCATATCGTGGACAACCCTTACACTGAAACATACAGCTACATCTGTGACGAGGCCTGCAAGACTGTCACCTGTCCGGTGGGAGTCTTCAACAACAATTTTGTCTTAAACATGGCAACTTTTATCTACTATCTAATGaggtttcttttattattttctaactGGGCCTTTGGAAGACAAGGAACAAATTGTCCGTTGTTATAG
- the LOC128438355 gene encoding phospholipase A2, with product MLVSLLSLVFSHLPSYKDRLQHSVRLFFPAAMNLTAPLLLLLLTACIASGAVVPKALWQFANLIQCAQPGVNPLAYNDYGCWCGFSGKGTPRDEVDMCCKVHDNCYATSRRVPGCTAIADLPYVLVYDFTCSNQRVTCSATNNKCQAAVCECDRVAAHCFAQTTYNPENKNLDSKVHCVN from the exons ATGCTTGTTTCCCTCTTATCTCTGGTTTTCTCACACCTCCCGTCCTATAAGGACAGGCTGCAGCACAGTGTGAGGTTATTTTTTCCTGCAGCCATGAATCTGacggctcctctgctgctgctgcttctcactG CTTGTATAGCCAGCGGTGCTGTGGTGCCCAAGGCCTTATGGCAGTTTGCGAACCTGATCCAGTGCGCCCAGCCCGGTGTTAACCCCCTGGCCTACAATGATTACGGCTGCTGGTGCGGCTTCAGCGGCAAAGGCACCCCTCGGGATGAAGTAGACAT GTGCTGTAAGGTTCACGACAATTGCTACGCAACGAGCAGGAGGGTGCCTGGGTGCACGGCCATCGCCGACCTGCCCTACGTTCTGGTTTATGATTTCACCTGCTCAAACCAACGAGTGACCTGCTCAG CGACCAACAATAAGTGCCAGGCTgctgtgtgcgagtgtgatcGGGTGGCAGCTCACTGCTTCGCTCAGACCACGTACAACCCTGAAAACAAGAACCTGGATTCCAAAGTCCACTGTGTCAACTGA
- the LOC128438357 gene encoding cytochrome c oxidase subunit 6A, mitochondrial, translated as MAALRSVFKAVLRSSSTQTRRQLSATAGDGHGALAEKWRMLSFLIAVPGVAVCMLNMYLKQTHHSEERPEFVPYSHLRIRTKAFPWGDGKKSLFHNPHVNALPDGYDEDHE; from the exons ATGGCGGCCCTGCGAAGCGTCTTCAAAGCGGTGCTGAGGTCTTCTTCGACCCAGACCCGGCGCCAGCTTTCTGCGACTGCCGGCGACGGACACGGTGCTTTAG CTGAGAAATGGAGGATGCTCAGTTTCTTGATTGCCGTTCCTGGTGTTGCGGTGTGCATGTTGAACATGTACCTGAAGCAGACTCACCATAGCGAGGAACGGCCGGAGTTCGTCCCTTACTCCCACCTTCGCATTCGCACCAAG GCTTTTCCTTGGGGAGATGGCAAGAAAAGCCTTTTCCACAACCCCCATGTGAATGCCCTTCCTGATGGCTATGACGAAGATCATGAGTGA
- the LOC128438569 gene encoding uncharacterized protein LOC128438569 yields MNMSIIGVPDFHMMKKHERAHFFSSKEQELILKLYEEEREILTAKSNTTSASKLREEAWQRIADKINVVSDSGYKRTWQQVKIKHKNIVQSAKRRRVEMMRNHHEDSATLSLTSAEDDMLQHKNNRLRVEVFPGAACLDPLTGSDSSFISVSGHPVLLMPVEKTEPESFSSDETDISDAHFEEDLHSSSFQERSNSACATRGGRDAERQTEDIRALYCSYLKKEMENRDQQMAYRALKMRKLEKEILLLDKQLG; encoded by the exons ATGAACATGAGCATAATCGGAG TTCCAGATTTCCATATGATGAAAAAACACGAGAGGGCACATTTCTTCAGCTCCAAGGAGCAGGAGCTCATTTTGAAGTTGtatgaagaagagagggagatactgacagctaaatccaACACCACCAGTGCCTCCAAACTGAGAGAGGAGGCCTGGCAGAGGATTgctgataaaataaatgt GGTGTCGGACAGTGGCTACAAAAGGACATGGCAGCAAGTCAAgatcaaacataaaaacattgtACAATCAG CAAAAAGAAGAAGGGTCGAGATGATGCGGAATCATCACGAGGATTCAGCGACCCTGTCACTGACCTCTGCTGAGGATGATATGCTGCAGCACAAAAACAATAGACTGAGAGTTGAGGTCTTCCCTGGGGCTGCCTGTCTTGACCCACTGACTGGATCTGACAGCTCTTTTATTAGCG TGTCAGGCCATCCTGTGCTCTTAATGCCTGTTGAAAAGACGGAACCAGAGAGCTTTAGCAGTGATGAGACTGACATCAGCGATGCACATTTTGAAGAG GACTTGCACAGTAGCAGCTTCCAGGAAAGGTCCAACTCAGCATGTGCTACAAGGGGTGGCCGAGATGCAGAG AGGCAGACAGAAGACATAAGGGCCCTTTACTGCAGCTACCTCAAAAAAGAGATGGAGAACCGTGACCAACAGATGGCATACAGAGCACTTAAAATGAGGAAGTTGGAAAAAGAAATATTATTACTTGATAAGCAGCTAGGGTGA